Part of the Impatiens glandulifera chromosome 8, dImpGla2.1, whole genome shotgun sequence genome is shown below.
tatatatatatatatatatatatatatatatatatatatatatatatatatatatatatatatatatatatataaaatatgttagtataatatatatatatagtactctttatataaattaaagttgtACAATACTCAAATCCAATATTTCATGTGacaaagtattattattattattagttaattcATGTGGAACAATATCACACTTCTTTACCCTTGTAAATTGTATTAAGCTTATGAATAATgcatatatatgataaaaatttcTCTAGGCTAGGACCACAGCCAGTATCGCGGTCATTGCAAGTACAGCCAAGTGGAGGCCAGACATGGAGGAGAATCGACTCGCACTAGAGACATCGATGACAAGCTTTTGATTGAGTTCGCTGCAGTGGTTGGCCACACCACAAATATACCACTTCTTTCCCTCGGCAGCTAGGGTTATAACATCATTTCCCGAGGTCATCGCTAGATCTAGTGATGGCTTTGTGCAGTTAGCGAAAGCCGTTCCATTTACCTTGAAAACATTGTGGCTCCCCTTCGGATAGTTGAAcactgaaaaaaaataatagttgaaCACACTACAAAAATGTTGTTTAATGTTTTCTTTCGGTTTTATCTAATCATTTTATCACTATATATATGTTCATAACCTTAAGGATGCCTCGAACATAATCTAAGTTAAAAGAAATGACTCTTACAATTATATTTCAACTTAAAacgttataaatataaatctaaCCCGTGACATTAAAATTTCAAGACATAATATACCTCGTTTACATTAAAAACTACTGGACgaaaaaaaggaaagaattaGTGTACCTAGTTTGTCTCCAACATAGAACTTTTTGCCTTGAGCCCAAGCTGTATAGTTGTAGTTTACTGTCCATCCACTAGAATCTCCGACGACGAAGTCAGTTCCGATGATAGTGATCGGAAAAAGAATGGCAAGGGAAATGACAATAGCAAAGAATAGGTTAAAGTATGAGgccatattattataaaactatgATTGATCTTGGAATTAGTTAAGTTAGTGAGAATTATGAATATGATTTGTAAATGAAAATGGTACTCTatttatagaataattaatgaaagaatcttaataattatttccTAGGTCGGCAAGAAGGAGCTTTGGGTTTTTCGTCTCCAGCAAACAAGATCTAGATCTTaggaaattaattagtaatgtATAGTGTGTGTGAGAGACTAGTtcatgcaaaaaaaaaatgtaatggaCTAATCTCTTTGTCTCTAGTCTCTAACTCTTGATACTTGCCGGCCGGTCTCTACTCTTGGATCCTGCATAGAGTACATTTAGGCATGGCATTTTAGCCCGGACGGGTCGGGTACCTGAAGGAACCGAACCGATTGGTTCAAGTAATGTACGGTACATACATTTATCGATCATTCCACCGTTCCGTTCTACTTcgtgaaattttattttattactatacTATTTTTGTTCGGTTTGATTTCGTAAATGGGTACccattatatcatattttttaattatttttttaaaaattttatattattacaaaaaataaatttaaaattcttataaaatataaaaaattaataaatatatgattggtattataaatatttaattgtgtttatttgtATTACGTGACAAAAACGGGATAAAATCGAGACGAAAATACAAAAATCATACATCAATCTCTATAAAAATGGAACAGTTCGGAATGAATATCACGTACAATATTATGGTCATATAGGTAAAGTCATTCTAAGGCAGCCCACTTATATGTGTTTCTTCTCTAATATATAAGTAGTCCAAtcctattttttaaacttaaaaatccAACCCAATTCATAATTTGTTTGGCAGCCCAATTTTATGGGCCTGAATTGAACTggtcatatatatttattaagtcATTAATTTTCATGTCATATCATTTACTTTTTATTAGGAAAGGGAAAAatgtaattttgttttctaacatttctcaaactaaaaaataaaataataaataataaaaaaaaaaaaaaattatgaaccaCTGAAgggtaataatatatatattatatactcatctgaaaaaaaaaaactggttTGTAAAGAGATTTTATCACCTATAAGATAAGAAAAAGTAATGTCTATTTTTAGTGTGGTGAATTGCTTTTCTTGAGCTactatcatttttcttttctttactGAATTTAATAATAGAACCAACAAATAACATAAAtgcaaaaatttattataaggttattaaaataaaattaaatgatttgcaaattaatttaaaataattatgtaatatatttctctttcagATTGGCTTATTCACTTGATTCTGTTTATAGGATTTTTCTCTTCAA
Proteins encoded:
- the LOC124913005 gene encoding blue copper protein 1b-like, with amino-acid sequence MASYFNLFFAIVISLAILFPITIIGTDFVVGDSSGWTVNYNYTAWAQGKKFYVGDKLVFNYPKGSHNVFKVNGTAFANCTKPSLDLAMTSGNDVITLAAEGKKWYICGVANHCSELNQKLVIDVSSASRFSSMSGLHLAVLAMTAILAVVLA